The following proteins come from a genomic window of Planctomycetota bacterium:
- a CDS encoding prepilin-type N-terminal cleavage/methylation domain-containing protein — MKMTLMNEPAAATFRPPRHRRGLTLMELMVALGVVAIALFGAVSMILHTVRAKEYTRELDVAKHAAATKLEELRVRPWTEVSNPSSSLYQPFTVEGLNPPKTNGGRHGLARIRNLGPGGVPTNANLIDVEVTIQWVGVRGPSQYSMRSMYSP; from the coding sequence CGGCCGCCGCGACCTTCCGCCCGCCCCGACACCGCCGGGGCCTGACCCTGATGGAACTCATGGTCGCCCTCGGAGTGGTCGCGATCGCCCTTTTCGGCGCGGTGAGCATGATCCTGCACACCGTCCGGGCCAAGGAATACACGCGCGAGCTGGACGTGGCCAAACACGCCGCCGCCACGAAGCTCGAGGAGCTCCGCGTGCGGCCCTGGACCGAGGTCTCCAACCCCTCCTCGTCCCTTTATCAGCCCTTTACCGTCGAAGGACTCAATCCTCCGAAGACCAACGGCGGGCGCCACGGCCTGGCGCGGATCCGCAACCTGGGCCCCGGCGGCGTCCCGACGAACGCCAACCTCATCGACGTCGAAGTCACGATCCAGTGGGTCGGCGTCCGGGGTCCCTCCCAGTACTCCATGAGGAGCATGTACTCGCCATGA